AATTATGCTCCCTTAACTGCGTCCTTAAGTGCCTTAGCTGCGCGGAACTTAGGTACTCGCATTGCTGCGATCTGGATAGATTCACCAGTTCGCGGGTTGCGTCCTGTTCGTGCTGCTCGCATCTTAGCTTCGAAGATACCCAATCCTGCGATTGATACTTCGTCACCGCTCTTAAGACCATCTACGATACCG
This genomic stretch from Candidatus Kaiserbacteria bacterium harbors:
- a CDS encoding HU family DNA-binding protein; the protein is MNKAALADKVHDVLGGTKADAERAVEAIIDGIVDGLKSGDEVSIAGLGIFEAKMRAARTGRNPRTGESIQIAAMRVPKFRAAKALKDAVKGA